DNA sequence from the Centroberyx gerrardi isolate f3 chromosome 22, fCenGer3.hap1.cur.20231027, whole genome shotgun sequence genome:
ctctttcttctccttcaattgtttctttctttctttctttctttctttctttctttcttcctgttttccttctctctctatatttctatttctgtctgtttttttattgtctctctGCAGATGCCagtaatgtacacacacacacacacacacacacacacacacagaggccttATGTTATAGCAGTGTGGAGGTtgaggtggggagaggagaaacgATTATCGCAGCACTTCCCACCCAGTAAAGTCCATGAGGAGTTTTatgagcagagagaaggagctGAAGGAAAGTTTCCCTCATCGTCCTGAGAATCCACCTCCATGAAACCGGAGGAGGGGAAAGTATTTCTCACTCACAAGGTGGGAGAAAAGTATTTATCATTGTCTTTAATTCATTTCCATGAAACAgaagacaaaagaaaagcatTTCTCTCCGTCTTGACGGCTCATTTTCAAATCAGAGTTTCTCACACGCAAGGTGAAAGAAAAGTATTTTGCATCTTCTTGAGAAATAATGTCCATGAAGCAGATTGCAGGAAAGTATTTCTCACTCACGAGGTAAAAGAAAAGTATTTGTCTTGAATTCATTTTCATGAAAGGTGAAGGTGAAAGGTGAAAGAAAAGTATGTCTCATCCTCTTGAGAATTCATTATATTGAAGCAGGTTGGAGAAAAGTATTTCCCACTCGTGAGgtgaaagaaaaatatttgtGACTGCCTTGAATTCATTTTCATGAAGCAGGTCAGAGAAAAGTGTTTCTCACAAGCTGAAAGAAAAGTATTTCTCTTCGTCTTGACGGCTCGTTCTCATGAATCAGAGTTGGGGGAATGTGTTTCTCACACAAGGTGAAAGAAAAGTATTCTGCATCTTCTTGAGTTTCATCTTCatgaagcagagggagaggaagcagATTTCTCATGCACAAGATAAAGACAAATATATCGCATCATCTTGAGAATATATTTTCCACAAAACAGAGATTTGGGAAAAGTATTTTTCAGATTCTTGAGGCCTCATTTTCATGAAACAGgttgaataaaatgtatttatcgTTGTGTTGAGAACTCATGACGAATGAAATGAAGTTAATAGATTTTGTCATTCTCATGAAAATGAAGTGGCATTATTTCTTAGCATCTTGAGTCTCATTTCCTCATCCTCCTGAGGCTCTGAAGAAACACCTTGAACTGAAGTTAACCTACAGATTAGACTATAAATCATACAGAATATTGTGTAACATTTTGATGAAACATAAAAGAATAAAAGTTATTTCTCATCATCTTGAGAACTCATTTGCATGAAGCATATGAGAAGGGAATTCCTTGCTCACAAGATGAAAGTAAAACATTAGTTATCACTCTCATAAAACAGTTAACTAAATTTGTTTCTCATCTTGAGAAATACTTCGCTTTCAATGAAGTCTAACTGCAGATGAAAGCATAAAATGCTGATTATAGGTGGAATGGAAGTTATTTTTCATCTTGAGAACTCATTCTAATGAAGTAGAAGTTGGAGACATTTCTTATTCACAAGGTGAAACTGAAGTATTTCTCATCTTGAGAACCATGAAATATTTACTGTGTTCAGGGATCATTCTCATCAAACAGAGGTGAAACAAAAGTTACTTATCTTCTTGAGAACTCTGAAAAAAGGACTTGAGCTTTAAATGAAGTTAAACAATAAATTAAACTATAGATTTAAAGGATATTTTTGGCAATTTTTTGTTCCTATACATAATGagtctcttccatccctgtagtacttggacccacagacaatattggctccagagtcagctgtgtgtagaaacagcgagctctgttagtcagagtgtgtgtaacggaggaactgagtcatgtttcctctcgactctcCTTTGGGGCCACAAGCGGCTTTTCTGGAGACATTTTGACAAactgtttggactcattgttgcagcaactgacagctgactggagacaatactgtctgtgggtccaagagctacagggATGTATTCTTTGGTTTATTGGATAGGATCTCCATTAGCTGCTGTGCAAAAAACTGTTATTCTTCCTggggtatgtaagagacaaattatatataggtccaaaatcgatGAACGTATcctttaaagcagtggttctcaacgtgcggtccggggaccaccaggggtccttgactGGGTTctagagggtccccagcaaattgatgaattgttaaacttcagcattatttcatgtacaagaagttaacaccattagaggatgtagaagaatgactgttctgatcatagtttctctgttatctctctacctgcaatacagacagtcatgggattctggacaaaatcatatctgacaatacaaatctcatcaaatgggggtctgtggccctaaattaggggtccttaatatgaaaaaggttgagaatcacttcTTTAAAGAATAGTACTAAAAATATGTTGTGGAAAAATACTGAGGGAAAGTGCAATACAGCCtgtcctgtttttatttttttaataccaCATAATGTTCAGGACATTTCCTCTTGGAGATTTAAaaggtttttttctgtttttcttgtaAGAAAGCAGTTTTCATACACTTTAACTTTGAAACTTTACTGATCCTTGTGGGGAAATGTAATCTCTCTGGATCTCACTTCCCACGTCTGAACACAGTTCTGGTCTATTCTAAGTCTGTTCTTCATCCTCAGGTGTTGAGCGGTGAACCGGTCAACCTGACCACCGTGTCCTCCGGCCGGCCGGTCCTCACCCAGCTCCCGGCTCCGCCCGCCCGACCGACGAAGCCCTCCTCTGGGTCGCAGCCGCCGGCCTGGCCCCCTCTGTCCCAGCAggctggaggaggtggaggaagacgggacaggatggaggagggggggagtcAGACACATAGCCAGCgatgtggaggagagggggagtggCCTCCATCTGCCTCCTCGCACGTTTACtcatcttccttttcttcctccccttctctctcctactcttccTCGGGTTACCAGTCAGCTTCaaccctttcctcctcctcctcttcttcttcctcttccttcacGGTCTACCAGTCagctccatccctcccctcctcctcctcctcctcctcctcctcttccttcaccatccaccagtcagctccatccctccctttctcctcctcttcctcctcctctctcttctcccccctccctccccctcccagtcAAACCCCGGTGATCCCCGCCCCCAAACTGGTCCCCATCTTCAGGAACAAGTGTCCGTCGCGCCACGTCAACGTGACGCTGCTCCGGGCGCAGAGGCTGAAGGAGCAGCGAGGtggaggaggcgaggagagagggagggtgacgCTGCCCGCCATCGGGAACAAGAGACCTGcagctcctctttcttcttcttcttcttctttctctttgtccgGTCcgtccttcccctcctcctcttcctccatgtgGCCCGAGCGACTTCAGATTCCTCCTCCGCCCACCATTCCTCGCTTCAACCGTCGCTCCAAATCCCTTGGGGTCAGCGCTCGCCCAAAACCCAAAAACGTCCTCAACCTCAGCCCGGCTTCAAGGCCTAAACCCGGTCTTAGCCTCAGTCCAACGCCCAACCTTGACCTCAAATCCAAGTCCAGCTTCAGCCAGAATAGTGTCTCTAACTCCAGGGTTAAGGTGCCGCAGGACAAGGCACCTCAGCCACCATCAGCCCCCCCACCTcagcctcctccacctctggcaCCTTCTGAAATCCCCAGCAGCAGAGGGGTGAGTCTAGTTTCTACTCTATTTGAACATCATATCACTCATTAAAACTTCACGCATCTGTAATCGCTCATTTTCTCGTCGATGCCCTTGTATTTCTTAATCTGAACAGGTTTTAGCAGGTTTCAAGGGCCCGAGTCTGGCCGAactcacacacaatacaaaaatgatcATGTAACAGGATTCAAACAAGGTCCTTAAAGTCCTAGAATTTAACTTTTAAAATTTTAAGTAGTGGAATACTTGTGAAATAAGCCTGTTATGTGAGGAAGTGCTTAAAAAGaccttgaaataaataaatgaaatgtttgcagtgtttgacaGAATGCAAGTCAAAgcatagaaaagaaagaaagaaaagaagaagaaagaaaagtaaagaagttcagttcagttcaattcaaaataTAGCTTAAATTGGTGTGAATCCGAATttatttaatgctttttttttatatataaaaataaataaatacatatatggaaataaatgaacaaataaatgtaaaaataaatataaaaatgaatttaaaaaaaacacgtggaaaaaataaagcattaataACATTCACACCaatttatatttctatattaatTTCCTGATGTATCAATCTTTTTCTGTATATATTTcccaattgttttttttattcctctttatatttacacatttattcaTCATTGTGGAGCTTTCAGTTTTCCATGCTGTAcagctgcagtggaaaccagactgctTAGCCCTTTTTAAAACTTTtatgagctgaaaaacaacatcaacaaaccaggaaggaagaacatttttagaCTCGTGGAAAGTCATGGAAGCCCGTGGGAAACCTGGACATGTGACTCTCTGTCTGCGGGACGGTCTGCCGTCCCgacctgctcctctgtctgttccctaactgtcctgctgtgtgtgtctgtcttgtttcagggagatttgtttgttgttgagtCGAAGCCCAAAAGATCCAAGTCTGCAGTGCAGGATGTGGATGTGGAGAAGATGGCCAGGAGCAGCCAGGTCTGGAGACGCTCCTCCATCCCTtcattcctttccttccttcctcccttatgtcctttcctccatttttccttccttccttctccctcctgtTCTTGCTTCCATCTCCTTGttcctccatttctttctgtGATTAGTTTACATTCACGTTCTAGATGTTCAGCTGACAGTAGAAAAAGATTTGATtcttagatcaccaacattaaaaaaactgaaaaagtactcaaatcctttacttaagtaaaagtagcaataccataatggagaaatacttcattaaacgtaaaagttctgcattcaaaagtttacttcagtaatagaatagaatagtatagaat
Encoded proteins:
- the c22h18orf63 gene encoding uncharacterized protein C18orf63 homolog, which produces MSGGQQSLFFLSLPELRKLCCVSLSLQEEEEESRSRQMKTCRELVLLYSDILASPALDSFTQITVVMAIPFFKKGIIQAYGQRRSLQLGSPQCVLPGILQSCVSYSLTSRLTPSWNKAGLYLVSGKDFLTESGRLNAVSMQLSTSENQLCVSVEASTVRLPPTRLEDFDLPPLVLRSFCSRPDSVLHTFSNGGTIWCHVLPSMKKGQIITISRQLPKDGPFRSYTDLQNHWNRLYGYRLPDLAEEEAVYCSVYFKLVGERLFTYPLSCVRLQPPQRCPRIDLQEALGRFLSDARDALHSVCGFPVRMTGRPCYHTASLTSAASAQVLSGEPVNLTTVSSGRPVLTQLPAPPARPTKPSSGSQPPAWPPLSQQAGGGGGRRDRMEEGGSQTHSQRCGGEGEWPPSASSHVYSSSFSSSPSLSYSSSGYQSASTLSSSSSSSSSSFTVYQSAPSLPSSSSSSSSSSFTIHQSAPSLPFSSSSSSSLFSPLPPPPSQTPVIPAPKLVPIFRNKCPSRHVNVTLLRAQRLKEQRGGGGEERGRVTLPAIGNKRPAAPLSSSSSSFSLSGPSFPSSSSSMWPERLQIPPPPTIPRFNRRSKSLGVSARPKPKNVLNLSPASRPKPGLSLSPTPNLDLKSKSSFSQNSVSNSRVKVPQDKAPQPPSAPPPQPPPPLAPSEIPSSRGGDLFVVESKPKRSKSAVQDVDVEKMARSSQLSKVNSATLLVWLKGRGVAVRAKDRKEELMLKVMGCLDEA